Proteins found in one Quercus robur chromosome 2, dhQueRobu3.1, whole genome shotgun sequence genomic segment:
- the LOC126696406 gene encoding uncharacterized protein LOC126696406: MKKYLQEVKDRISGLQVKFVQIPREENECANHLVKAALAEFMLVPDQTTAGGTHPYDGPVAACLMGIRYHGPLPNSSQAAKWVEAEALATITEKNIRSFVWKNIICRYGIPRVLVSDNGKQFDNNAFRDFCSELGIKNHYSSPAHPQANGQVEVTNRSLLKII, from the exons atgaagaagtaccttCAGGAGGTGAAGGATCGAATCAGTGGTCTTCAAGTCAAATTCGTCCAAATCCCGAGGGAGGAAAACGAATGCGCCAATCATCTAGTGAAGGCCGCTTTAGCAGAATTCATGCTCGTCCCCGATCAG ACAACTGCGGGAGGAACTCACCCCTATGACGGCCCCGTGGCCGCTTGCTTAATGGGGATTAGATATCATGGGCCCCTTCCCAACAGTAGTCAGGCAgctaaatgggtggaagcagaAGCCCTAGCCACTATCACAGAGAAGAACATCCGAAGTTTTGTCTGGAAGAACATCATTTGTAGGTATGGGATACCCAGGGTGCTTGTCTCTGACAACGGAAAGCAGTTTGACAACAATGCATTCAGGGATTTCTGCTCGGAGTTAGGgatcaagaaccactactcGTCACCTGCTCATCCACAAGCCAATGGACAGGTTGAAGttacaaaccgatccttgctcaaaatcatctag